The sequence below is a genomic window from Marmota flaviventris isolate mMarFla1 chromosome 9, mMarFla1.hap1, whole genome shotgun sequence.
AAGTGGGGGCCCAAACTGAGTCAATCGGGGTACAGGAGTGAGACTGGCATGGATTTAGGGGCAACTTTGGTTGATGATGGGAGCCACAGCTGCTGGCCTGCATGTCTGTAGAGCACAGAACACTCAATgttgtttccttttgaaattcGTGGTCCCACTCTAAGATAAGGAATAAGGCCAACATTGAGCAGAACAGGGTCAGGTCAGTGATGGGCGGAAGCTGCTACCACAGCATCCTACTGCTGGCAAAGGCTCAGGCCCATACCCAGAGTGTCTGGAGTATCTCCTGATGGGACCTGAACACTCCCACCTACCTCCCCCCAGCAAATCTACACACCAAGTTCCTTGGAATAAGGGAGTAGTACGACCTTAACTGGTGAGGATTAGAGGCCTGACCAACAGCTCCCGCCTGAGATTAACCTCCACctccaaatataaaaatgcagCCTTAAGGAGGGCACATTCTGGTCTGAAATAGACAGGATCCCTCAAAATGTGCTGGCATGCAAGGATGAAGCAGAACTCTGCATGACATCTTCCCTAACGTGTTTTCTTGGTTTGGCTCCGAGCTGAGAGCTAACAAACAATACTGTATTCCAAATTGTGTTCCAAAAGCATCCTCACAGCAGGGGGAATTCTGAAATTGAAACCGTGGAAAGAAgtatttgcttttcaaaattagATATTGAaacttttatctttctctctatAAAAGggtataattatttattaaagttaatttgtggaaacataaaatattttaattagacgTGTAAAACTTGTAGTGAATTAACATTTGATTTTCTGTCTAGCATATTTtctaggaaattaaaatattttaaaccaatttctctaggtttgttatataattttatcataataaatAGAATTGTATAAACTCTTCAGTAATATTCATCCTTAAatgattatatgtgtgtgtatgtatgctgttatcatttcaataaagttttcattcatatttaattggcgaagataattttattatatgatGGTATACTAAGAAAACAGATCAGTCTCTATATTATGtaagtaaaataatatgaatgttaataaataaaatgaaaacataaagatCATTTTTTTAGAGGATGATGCAGCATAGTTCAGAGCTGGGGAAACAGGTTTTCCTAACATACATGAGgacctgggtccaatccccagcaccaccaaaaagaaaaaagtaaaaataaatacagcgTAGTTCAAATTATAGGATTGTCTGTTTGTCTCCTTCAAATTTGATTACCATCAATATAGtcaaagaaaagaatattcataTCCCAAAAATAGTACACTGTCACATGGAGCAAATATAAGGCAAATCAGCCACAACAAAGAACATTAACCTTAATTTATCATAGAGTAGGTACCTTGAGTAAGAATAAAATACGGACAGGCtatgacttttaaagaagaattttccttttcatttagaGAGGTAGGGAGAGTTACCAtcccttagaaaaaaaaaataggtagttAGGAATTAAGATTAACCCAGTAaggaatgagtgaataaatgaacaaagaaaaaaagaaagacagaatgaTCTTGGCAGCTTCTATGgaagaattttataaattcatcTTAAATGGTGCATCTACTCATATATATTTAAGGGCTGGATTAGACAAAACTAGGTGCACTGCTGAATCTATGGGTTACTAAATGGTCAAATAAATTGGTTTAATAGGTCCTCTCAGGCTCATATATGAAAGTAAGGGTACAGATGAGAAAAGGGAATGACTCTAAGACTCTAAGTGGAGGAGTGGCATTTGTGCATATTCTTAGGACATGTGAATCCTTGTGTTACATGAGCCTCTCTATACTACAATTAAGTTGAACATGTCTATAGATGTGTATAAAGCCTAACAGAACAATTGTGCTTACCCCAAGGGACAACAGGTTCACAAACACAAACATGGGTACTAAACACTATAATAGTTAAGGCTATAAATATGGCTAGCTCAACTCCTAACTGtacatgttattcttttttttattctcacaCAGCATACACTCTATAGTATAGAGATGATAAACCAATTATATTATACTGATGAATTGCTTCAATTATCATACTACAAATTAATCTCCCCCTTAAAGAAGGCAGTGTTTTTCATCATTTTGTTTCTTATGAGTTCATAGCATTTAGAAATTTGAGAAGGACTAAGAAGGTCAATCTCTTAGGGCATATTTTTGCTTGCTATGCTATTTTGGAGAAACACAGCACAAGTTTCCATACAAACCTGATGTGTATGACTCATATTGTATGTAGTTTTTAGGAAAAACATTGCATAACTTTTTCCAGGTCCTCTGTAGGGCATATTTTACATCTTGGTTCCTCAAGCTATAGATCAATGGATTTAACATGGGGATAATTATGGTGTAAAATATGGAAGCAACTTTATCAGTGTCAAATGAGTGACTAGACTTAGGTTGCACATACATAAAGAGCAAAGTGCCGTAGAACACTATGACTACTGTCAGGTGGGATCCACAGGTAGAAAAAGCCTTACGCCTGCCCTCAGCAGAGTTCATCCTGAGAATGGTTATGAGAATGAGCAGGTAGGACACAAGGACAATcagaagagaagaaagcaaattaaaagCGGCTAAGATTAGAATTATCACTTCAATTTCATGAGTACTTGAGCAAACCAATGGTAACAAAGGGAGGCTGTCACAGTAGAAATGACTGATGACATTGTAGTCACAGAAGGGTAAGGTAAAAATCTTTATGGTGACCAGAAGGGACACAAATGTACTGTAGAGATAGGGAACTGCTACTAGTATATGACATACCTTCTGTGACATGATGACCTTGTAGAGGAGAGggttacagatggccacatagcggtcataagCCATTGCGGATAGAATAAAAAGTTCAGAAGCAATGAACACAAGAAAGAAAGCCAGCTGTGTAGCACACAAATAATAGGAGATTGTATTCTGATCCACAACAAAACATACCAACATTTTGGGGCCCACAACTGTAGAATAACCAAGATCTGTAGTAGCCAGGTGTCTGAGAAAAAAGTACATGGGTGTTTGCAGGCTCTGGTCCACCTTGGTGAGGATGATCATGCCCAAGTTGCCCAGCACTGAGATCACGTAGATGATGAGGAACAGCCCAAATAATGGAGCCTGCAGCTCAGGGCGTGATGTGATGCCTTTCAGAATGAACTCCTGCACCATTGTCAGATTGTATTTTTCCATCTGTTTTTGTTAGAAAGCCTATTCTGGATAAATGCAGTATCAAGGTCAATTGATTACAAATATTTGCAAGAGATTAACATTTATTATGCAAACCTAGGGTAAATAAGCTATGTCCaaactttcatatttaaaatattcaaaaaaatgtgtctttataaataaaaaatataaagaaaggaatcagatcaaCTACTCATTCTCATCTAGGGTAATTTTCTTACTAATGATAATTTTGTGATATCTAGAGATATTTTGTCACAATTGTGAAGGAAACTGCTAGGTTAGAGATCAGGTAAACTACTGAGCATTCTGCCTAAATCAGTGTCCAGATCAACAATTTCATTCTGAGGTTCAAAAACCTTGATAG
It includes:
- the LOC139706960 gene encoding olfactory receptor 8K3-like, encoding MEKYNLTMVQEFILKGITSRPELQAPLFGLFLIIYVISVLGNLGMIILTKVDQSLQTPMYFFLRHLATTDLGYSTVVGPKMLVCFVVDQNTISYYLCATQLAFFLVFIASELFILSAMAYDRYVAICNPLLYKVIMSQKVCHILVAVPYLYSTFVSLLVTIKIFTLPFCDYNVISHFYCDSLPLLPLVCSSTHEIEVIILILAAFNLLSSLLIVLVSYLLILITILRMNSAEGRRKAFSTCGSHLTVVIVFYGTLLFMYVQPKSSHSFDTDKVASIFYTIIIPMLNPLIYSLRNQDVKYALQRTWKKLCNVFPKNYIQYESYTSEWDHEFQKETTLSVLCSTDMQASSCGSHHQPKLPLNPCQSHSCTPIDSRNGTRHHESGQDEGHRRMKMATAYCKFLFILADAQEDVAVVSEKDSKVHLNLLIQPEAQTDREQAQIMGVILGPIRESEFLPILSYNPQHSDQSWNGPWSKGRDCNMQPHAQACANKVAVDNKVSYRRLRSCKDGFEGLGLSTCPADGSQRNTPSGLLEPNLASTHGVPATSPVPDALPNTPPTGSPSP